The DNA sequence TGTTACCGATTCGGCAAATCCCGGCCCTTATCAGACCGTCTTTTCGTCAACCAAAGCCGGTGACGCCTCTATAAAAGTAACCGTCCATTACCGGGTGGGAGACGAGGTACAGACTCCGATAGAAAAGGAGTACGATCATATTCGGGTGATCCCCGATGCCCCGTACCAGTACATCGCCATCACCCGTGAAGGAATCGTCCCCGCCGGGGGAAGCACCCCCATCACTGTTCGGATGAAAGACCGCTACGGTAACGTGATCAATGATGAAACCGGGGATACCGTCGATTTCTGGGTTTCCGTTGACGGTGCTGAGTTCCAGTACGAAAGCATTACTGCACAGCATGTTGCCGTGCCTTTCAGTGCTTCAGGCAACTGTACGGTCACCTTCCAGGCCCCGGAGAAGGCGGTGCCAGTCATTATCCGGATTGATCCGGGTTATGGTGCCACTCTTGAACGACTAATTACCATCGATGTTGTGGGTGAACGGGTACCCGTGGCCCTCACCGCGTCGGTTGTTACGGTGCCAGCATACCCGATACCCTTCCAATGTCTTGCGGACGGGGAGAGTTATTTCAGGGTCAATTACCTCGTCACCGACCGATTCGGTAATGGTATCGAGGACTACCCGGTCGACGTCTCGACCAACATGGGTGAGTCGGTAACCATTTACACAGCTGCATCGGGCTACGCCATGATGAATTACGGGCCCAGAACCGCGATAGGGACGGTGACCATGATGGCAACCGCCGGCGGCATTGACGCAGAAGATCTAATCCTTCGCTTCACCGGAGGTACGGCAGAGGGATTCGAAATAATCGTCAACCCCTCGAATATCCCCAGTGCAGATACTGATGCGTCGGTGGTTTCATCCATCAGTGCACGAGTCAACAACATTGTCGGAACTGGTGTTGCCGGGGAAACCGTCAATTTTAAAATCAAAACCGGAACCATCACAAACTCAACCATCATGACAGATCCGGTGCTTACTTACGCACGGGACGACGCAACTGGACCGGAAATACTGACCGTTACCACTGATGAGGAGGGATATGCGACCGTGTACCTTCATGCCGGTGCCTTCCCCGAGCAAGGCGAAGAGGGTTTTGACCCGTATGCCCTGGGCAGCTGCATCGTCGATGTCTCCTGGAATGGCAAGACTAAGAACACAGGTAACATCACGTGGCGTAATTACCCCTACCTCCGTGTCGAGACGAGTGTATCCGCTGATGTCGTGGCACCCGGCGATACCCTGGATGTCACCATCCACCTCATTGGCGATGGGAACAACTACCAGGATCATGGCCCAATCGATGTGGTCATCTGCCTCGACCGTGGCGAGGACATGCTCATTTCTGAAGGCCTGAAAGACCGGATGGAGATTGCACGTGAAGCAGCAATGATCCTGGTGACAGGAGGCAACAATGGTATCAGCTTTGATCCCGATAATGACAGGGTCGCACTTATCACCTACAGCGACCCGACGACGACAGATGATATTGTATTCCCGTTAGGTGTTGCCGATATTCTAACGGTACCCGGCACTTTCAACTGGAAAAAGAATGTCGGAAAGGATGGAAACAAGAATGATGACGAAGAATATATCGGGAATTATTCTGGAAACGGCAACACGATATACAATAGTTATGCGACCGTAGACTTCGAGTTCGGTTCAGAAGCTGGAGCAAACTGGATCAACCTCCATGATGTGCTTTGGAAGGTTGTTCCCATCAAAAAGGACGACTCGGGCCAGGCAAGTGCACCCCTCAGGCTCGGCCTTGCAAAATCCATTCAATACATAGAGGAGAACTCCGGAAACCCTGAAGCGGTAAAGGCAATCGTGCTTCTCATGCAGAACAATTACCGCTACTTCGGCGACCCGTTTGCCGAAGGACCGGTGATGACGGTGCTTCCGGATTCAAATACCCTCGCAAAGGGCGGTGCCCCGTATTACCAATTTTTACCCAATGATGAATACCTCGACAACGGCGCAACAGTACCGCCCCAGAATATGGTCGAGTATGCCAAAGCCAATGGCATAAAAATATACGCGATATATTACCCCAGCGGTGGTTCCGTCAGCGATGAGGCGGTGCCAAAGCGACTTGCCGAAGAGACCGGCGGAGAATACTTCTTCGCAGGAGACGAGGCGGCGCTCGAAGAGGCTTTCCACGAAATCAGTCTCGCTTTGCTCCGTGAGGCCGGTATCCATACCAGCGTTGACCTCACCTTTGCCGAACTGCCGGATGATGTCACCTACACGGCAACGGATCTGCTCTCGTATGAACCGTATACCAATGTAGACTTCTTCAACTGGACAACATACCCCTATGCGGCAGCGTCTCAGGAAGACCGCCTCCCCGGCTTCGCGTATGTGGTGGACCAGACGGACATGTGGGAAGCGACAGGAGATTACGCCGGAAATGAGCCAGGAACTCTTCAGTTTGAAGTAGGGAACGTCTCGGTCAAGCAGACCTGGATGACACAATTCTCCCTCATGATCAATGCATCCATCACCGAACCGATTAACTTCACCCTCTTTGCGCCGGGGTCTATGGTCGAGTTTGAGAGCGGTGAGGATGTCATCACGGAAATCATCCCTGCGGTTATCGTGACCGTCATGCCCGGCCTTACCCCACAAACGCTGTTCGATGCAACGATTGATGTGGATCATCTTAATCTCACAGATTGGGATGCATCCTTTGCCTACTTCGAGTGGCCAATCAATTACACCGGCTCATTCCCATTGGATGAACAGTTCTATATCAGGAGAATAGACGGCGAAGATACCAACTGGAAAAATATCGGGTCGTTGACCGTGCCTATGACCTGTACCGGTGACACGCTGTCGCTGTACACTGCAGATCTCGAAAAAGGGTTGTATGAGGCACGTATCAAGGTCTCATCTGCTGATGCGGGATATGATGAAGCAGTAGAAATGTTCCCTGTTGGCTATACCCTTGAAGACTACTACATTCTGCTGACCTGATATCCCCTCTTTTTTTTTGGATAACAAACTCACACCACGCATCATCAATATCTGACCTTACAACTCCCCCCGGTGGCTATCCTTATATTTCAGCAAGGCATGAATGAGTGCTATTATGAAACACATCCTCCCCCTCCTGCTGCTGCTCCTCTGCTGCATCGCAGCCACCCCTGCGGCAGGAATGAACATCACCTCCGGGAACACCATCGTCATCAACACCACGACCGATGACGACATCCTCTCCGGGGCCAACACCCTTATCATCAACGCTCCTGTAAAGAGCGTCACCTGGGCGGGGACGACACTTATCGTCAACGCTCCCGTCGAGACGAACATCATTGCAGCGGGAGAAACCGTCACCCTCAATGCACCCGTCGGGGCGGACATCATGGTCGCCGCAGGCCGACTCACCACAGAGGATGATATCGGCGGCAAGGCGATGATCATCGCCGATACAACGGTGTTTGGCGGCAATGCCACCAATGTGATGGTAACCGCCTCCACAGTCACCCTCGGGCCCGAGGCTGTCATCAGCCATGACATGATGGTCTCCGCCGAGTCCTACGATGAACAGGGCACGGTCCTGGGGACCACTTCGTTCGACCGGCAGGACCCGTTCGACTTCACCCTCTTCGCCGCGATGATGGGATTTCTCTTCCTCGTCATCAGGATCCTCTGCCTCATCGGCATCTTCCTCCTCGGCCTCGTCCTCATCGCCGTCGCCGGTGACCATGTCCGTGCTGCGGCGACGCCGATGTCCACCCCCGGAGGTGCGCTGCTCTCCTTTGTGACGGGCCTTGCAGGGGCCATCGTCGCAGGCTTGCTCCTCTTCCTCCTTGCCCTCACGGTATTCGGGATTCCGATCGCGATCCTCCTCTCCTGCCTCCTCATCCTCGCCCTTCTTGCCGCCGTCCCCGTCGCCGCATGGTGCACGGGCCGGTGGGTGATGACCCTTGCCGGAGACGAGGTCCCGGAAAAGGGCACCCGCCCGATGTACGTTCCCTTCACCGTCGGCTACGTCATCCTCACCATCCTCTTCCTCCTTCCGTGGGGCATCGGCATCATCATCCAGTGCATTACGGTTCTCACCGGATTCGGCGCCATCCTCCAGATATGCTATGAGGAGTACAACCAGCGCAGGGATGCCAAAAAGGGAACAGAAACAGAAGGTGCAACGGCCGCAGGTCCAACCGATACCACCACGGATACCGGTACGGACACCTACGAAGAATCCAAACCCGCCATCGACGCCGAACTGGAACGCGAGATCGAAGACGCCGCAGAAGAGGACTGAGCAAGGCAAATACTTCGCCACGTAATGGGTTCACGACGAAATCACTTCAAAGTCCTTTCCGGGAAATATCCGGAAATTTCAATTTTTTGCCACCTCCCAGAGTAATTACGTAGTGCACACTTCTTCCAAAGGGGCTTTTCGCAATTCCCCCTCCCGCTCCGGGAGGAGTCAGGGGGAGGGGATTTTCTGGAGAAAATAACCCAGGCAACGATGCAATAAAAAGGGAATGATTTTTACAGAGAGATCGGATTCTATTCGATATTCAACCCTATTTCTCTCAATGCCCTACAGCTGCATTCTCGTTCTTCGCATGGTGATCCCGGTACCTGCAGGTGAGCGAGAGCACCGCAGGCATCACGAGGATTGCTCCTATGAGCGAGAAGCCCACGGTGAGCACCGTCACCAGCCCGAAGTTGGACATGATGGGGAAATCCGAGAGCGTGAGCGCCGAGAAGCCGAAGACCGTCGTCAGCCCTGAGATGGTGATCGCCGTTCCTATCTTCTGGATGGCCGTCTGAATGGCCTCAGTGCACCCGCAACCCCGTTCCCGTTCCTCATCATACCGTTCCATGATGAGGATCGTATACTCGGAGGCGATACCGATGGACATCGCCCCGAGAGTCGCCGTCAGGAGGTTGTACTGGAGGCCGAGGACATACATGATGACCGTGTTCCACCCGATGATCATGATGATGGGAATCATCGGCGTGATGGCCGCGACACGCCGGTAGACCAGGATCAAAAAGCCTGTTATGAGGATGAACCCAAGGATGTTCATCCCGGCCTTGGACTCGGTGATATCACTGATCATACCGGTGAACATCACGATCTGCCCGCTGAAGACCGCTGTTACGCCTGCAGGCGGTTCTCTCCAGTCAAGGTCGCTTTCGAGCTTGCTTACCACCCCGTCGGCTTCGGACATCGAGATATCGATCATCGAAAACTGTATCACCGCCTCGGTGCCGCCGGTCAGGTATCCCTCCCGCGTGTCTTCGGGAATGAGGGCAAGCGCCTCCTCGATTGCGACCTTGTCCGTCGGGAGCGTTCCTCCGTTTGCCGCCGTCAGAAGGGTTGCAATACTCGTTGCTCCGGTGATTTCGTCATTGTGGTCCGTCGCATAGTTCCCGAACTCATCCATCCATTGAAGGACATCGGGGGCGAGGACATCATTAGAACGGACGATAAGCGGGAGGGACGAGGTCGACCCGACGACATCCCCAAGTTTTGACATGCTCACCATCGCGGGCATATCCTGCGGCACCATCGACTCCTCGTCGGTGCTGATGATCACCTCGCTGTCGAGCGGGATGCCGAGCACCGCAACGCACCCGAGCAGGAGGAGAATGGGAACCGGGTTGTTCGCGATCTTCCCGGCAACGCTTCCGAGCGCCATATCGTAGCGCTCCATCATGCCGGGGCCCGACTTCTTCCCTTTCGAGCGCACCTCACGTGATTCCAGTGGGCGGTACTGGACCAGCGTTCCGAAGGTCGGAATGACCACAAGGGCGGAGAGGTAGCAGCAGGCGACACCGATGATACATATAACGCCGAAATCAACAACCATGGGAAAGGGAGCTATACTCAGCGCAAAGAATCCAAGACACGTGGCACCCAGCGCAACCATCACCGCAGGACCCGACTGGGTGATCGTGGTGGTGACCGCATCCCTGATGGACCCTTTTCTGACCTCCTCGTCAAAACGCGTCTGGAACTGGATGGCGTAGTCGATCCCGATACCGATCATCACCGGGAAGGCGGCCATCACGACCATCGAGAGCGGGGTTTTACTCCAGCCCATCACCCCGAAACTGAGGATGACGCCCATCACGACGATCGCGACAGGGAGGAACCGGTACCGGACGTTGCCGAAGAGAAGCCCCATCGCAACGACCATGAGGAGAAGGGCAAGCCCTATCAGCATACCGGTGGAGGTGCCCATCTCCTCCTGCATCTCCTCGGCAAAGGCCGGGGAGCCCGTGACGGTAACCGTTACTCCCGGTGGCTGGGGAATCGCGTCGATGATGACCTTGATATTCTGCAGGACGGCGGACTGGACCTCCTCCGAAAGTCCCGCTTCAAGATCCGCCCCCACAAGTGTCATCATCCCGGTCTGCCCGTTCGCGGTCAGCATATTCGGCTGTTCTTCGACGATTGCCTGAATCTCCGCTGCACTGCCGGGAATGGTTCCACCGTTTGCCGCCTTCACCACATCGGCGACGCTGTATACCGACGTGATATGCTGTTCATTTGAGATATCCGCCGTGACGGTATCAAGATACGCGAGTACCTCCGGATCGTAGAGGTTCTCCCCCTCGACCATGAGGAAGATCATATCGCTCCCGTAGGTGTTTTCGTACTGGTAGATGAGCGACCCTTCGGGAGTGGTGATATCGATGTAGGTCTCTGTTCCGGTCGCCATCGTCACCATGGTCGCCCCGTAAAGGCCGAAGACCATGATTACCACGATGGTCGCCGCAACGGTCTTCGGATGGTTGTTGATGGTATCGGCGAGGGCTGCAAATATGGATTTCAAGATAGTGTCTCCAATAATTCTTTGTATTCTGGTTATGCTGTGAACTCGTTTCCGAAGTGTTCCGGTCAGCAGCTGCTGGTTGCTTCTATTTGTCCCGTGTCATTGACACGCCATGCCGTCTCCCACGCACCCCGTGGAAAGGCATATTCCGACACTTGCTGGAGACAATGTTGCCGCGGCGGAGTAATAATATTATTACAACCCCTAAAGTTGCATCCATATATCCAGGGGTGTTTCGTGCTGTGGCAGGATCTGCTGCGCATCTGCCATTCGTGGATCGAACGCAGAAAAAACGTTCCAGCCCATTATCGTCTCCGCAGACTCCTTGTGCAGCGCCGGGAATACTTCGACCCTGCAACATCCATCGCATGACCGAATGTTCTTCCCGTGGCGGAATATACCCTATAGCAGAAACGTCCATGGTACCCGCCGCCACCCCTTCCGTCCTCTCCAGAAGATGCCTTGCCGCCCTTCTCCTGACGACCTGCCTTTCGTCCTTTGCCACCCCCTATATCTCCTCCGGTGTCCAGATTGCCCTGCCCGTCATCGCGGCGGAGTATGGTGTCAGCGCGACGCTCATCGGGTGGGTACCGACCGCGTTTCTCCTCCCGTACGCCATCTTTCTCCTCCCGTTCGGGAAGATCGCCGACACCTGGGGACGGCGGAGGATCTTCCTCGGCGGCACCGCGACGATGACGGCAGGCATTGCAATCGCAGGCCTCGCACCCGGATTCTGGTTCATCCTTTTCGGGATGGCGGTGGCGGGATTCGGGAGCGCCATGACCTTTGCAACATCCGTCCCGCTTCTCACCACCAACTACCCGCTCCGGGAGCGTGGCAAGGTGATCGGCATCAATACGGCGGTCGTCTATATCGGCCTCTCCTCCGGTCCGTTCATCGGCGGCATCCTTACCGACGCCTTCGGATGGCGGGCCCTCTACATCGCAGCCGTCCCGGCGGCGCTCGCCGCCCTTGCAGCGGGCGCACTCTTCGTACCCCGTGATCCCGGGCAGAAGCACGAACAGACCCTTCGTTTCGATGGGTACGGAACAGCCGTCTATGCAGCGGGGCTCATCCTGCTCATCATCGGTGCCTCGCGTCTCCCCGAACTCTGGGCGGCAGCCCTGGTGGTTGCAGGAACGGCAGCCATTGCCGGCTTTCTCGCATGGGAGGGAAGGACTGCAAACCCAATCTTTCCCGTGCGGACATTCGTGGGAAACCGCCCCTTCACCTACTCGAATGTCGCAGCCCTCATCAACTACTCTTCCACGTATGCAATCACGTTCCTCCTCTCGATGTACCTCTATCACATCCAGGGATTTTCGACAGCGGCCGCCGGCACCGTCCTCGTCGCCCAGCCGGTGATGATGGCGATCACCACCCCGCTTGCCGGCCGCCTCTCGGACCGCATCGAACCCCGGCTTCTTGCCACCGCAGGAATGGCCATCGTCGCCGCCGGGCTCTTTGCACTCGCCTTTGTCGGATGGGACACCCCGGTTGCGGCGGTAGTGGCCATCCTCCTCTTCCTCGGATTCGGCTATGGCGTCTTCTCCTCGCCGAACATGAACTCGATCATGAGTTCGGTGGCGGATTCGCGGGCGGGCATCGCCTCGGCGACCGCCGGGACGATGCGGGTCCTTGGGCAGATCGCCTCCATGGCAATTGCGATGACCGCCTTCTCCGTCGTCATCGGAACCGTCGTCATCTCCCCGGAGGTGGCGGATCAGCTGCTCCGGGCAATCTCCGCCTCATTCGTCGTCTTCGGCTGCCTCTGTACGGTCGGCATCTGGTTCTCCTATGCCCGTGGAGATCTCCGGCCGAAGACCTGAAGAGCAGAACCCGATCCGATCAATATTTTCCTGTTTTCGCGCTCTCCGGGATGTATCAGGATTTTGCATTTTTCATGACCTCCAGCCTTGGCACGACGGCGCTGAGCGATTCCCCCGCATATCCTTCCTGCGATCTCCTCACGTGACGTTAGAAATAAATAACATTGTGTTATAATTACATAACATAATATGGGAAATACCTCACATATGGAGGAACCATGACAGAACGTAACTACATGCTCAAGAACTGGATGGGCATCGCGCTCATCATTGCCGGCGCTCTCATGCTCCTGTTCGTATCGTCGCTTTCGATGATGGGCAACATCCTGCTCAGTATGGGTGCCGCCATCATCTTCATCGTCTTCGTCCAGCGCAGGTGGCGAAAGGAACCCGACATCCAGGACGAGCGGACGAAGAAGATCGGGGCTCACGGCCTCTCATGGTCATGGCTGCTGACGCTAATGCTGATGTGCGTGCTCTATCTCCTCACTGCCGGACAGGTGATCAATCCGGACCCCGGCCTCCTCCTCGTCGGTCTGATGCTCTTTCTGGGGGTCAGCGGCCGCCTCTGCCAGGTCTACTTCTACCGGAAGGGAGACATCGGGTACTGACCGGTGGTCGGGAGCAGAGGGATATGCAGACAAAAATGAAGGAATTTCGTGCCCGGCACGGCATCACCCAGGCCGATCTTGCAGACCGCGTGGGGGTCCGGCGCGAGACGATCGTCCATCTCGAGAAGGGAACCTACACCCCCTCCCTGCGCCTCGCATGGCAGATTGCTTGCGAACTGGAGACGACGGTGGACGAGCTCTTCAGCTTCGATGACGAAGTCCCGCAGAATGGACAGAAGAAAGAATAGAGCGGGGATCTGCATCCGGGTTGGCAGCCGGAACCCTAAGAGATGATCGATCCCGCTGCACTGCGGCGGTTCCTACTACTTTTTTGCCGCCCGTATCTTTACCGAGGCGATGGCATCGCCGATACGGGCAACCTCTTCCTTCGTGAGGGTCAGTCCCTCGATGAGCTCCTCTCCGGGGGTACAGCAGCCGGTCTGTTCGAGGGGATACGGCCGGGATTCGAGGATCTCGATCTCATGGAATCCCGCCTTCTCCAGGAGGCGGATGTACTCCTCCTGTTCAACGGCCCCGGCGATGCATCCTGCGTACATCGCCGCCGATCCCCGCACCTCGTCGGGAAGAACGCCCGTCACGACGATATCCGAGATCATGAGGCTGGCCCCGTTTCTTAGGACGCGATAGGCCTCGCGGAAGACCTGTTCCTTGTCCGGAGAGAGGTTGATGACGCAGTTGGAGATGACGAGGTCGATCGATTCGTCCTCTACCGGGAGGTGCTCGATCTCTCCGAGCCGGAATTCCACCTGCGATAACCCGGCGATCTCCGCATTCTTGCGGGCCCGGGCCACCATCTCGTGGGTCATGTCAACCCCTATCACATGGCCCTTTGGTCCGACCCGGTAGGCGGCAAGGAAACAGTCGAACCCCGCTCCCGACCCGAGGTCGAGGACCGTCTCCCCGCCCTTCAGGGCAGCAAGGGCGAGCGGGTTGCCACACCCGAGACCGAGATGGGCGCCTTCGGGGACCTTTTCGAGCTCCTCCTCGCTGTACCCGAGGGCGTCGGCGATGGCGTCGAGGTCCGGCCCGCCGCAGCAGCAGCCGCATTCATTCCCGGCGACCGCCGCATATTTCTCCCGCACCGTATCCCTAATCCCCTTTTCGTCTTCCGGAATTCCTGTATCTGCTGGTCGTTTGGTCACCTTCGCACCTCATTCCCCGAATATACCAGCATTTGATTGGCGCATGACACAAAGAATATTATGCAGGATGACGGAAGAGCACCCCGGATGCGAACGGTCTTCTCCCGGAGCATCACTTCGACAGAGGCATAATACGCAGCAAACAATCGTACATACGACGCCCATGCAATGCACTGCCCTCTTCACGGTGACACCGACCCGCACAACACAGTTTCACCCTGCAGGAGAATTCTTCTTCAGCCTGTCCCGGAAACATCCTGGCATGGCTATCGCCGGCAGCACGGAACCCTCGTTTTTTTCCTGTTGTCCCTCCGGCAATCCCGTCCTCCCTGTCGCCACGACACCGCCCTTCCTCCCGGAGGGATACAAATGAGGATCCTCCACACCTCCGACTGGCACTTGGGAATGACGCTGTGCGGCAGACGCCGCGAGAAAGAGTCGGCCGAATTTCTTGCATGGCTCGCGGGTGTGATCAGGGATACGGACGTCGACGTCCTCCTCGTCACCGGCGATATCTTCGACAACGGCACCCCTCCGACGTGGGCCCAGAGGCTCTATTACCGCTTTTTGATGGAGGCCGCAGAGGCAGGGTGCCGCCATATCATCATCACCGCCGGAAATCATGACTCTCCGACGTTTCTCGAGGCTCCCCGCCACCTCCTCGAAGCGCTCAATATCCATGTCGTCGGGTCTGCCGGAACGGACGATATGCGGATCATCCCGCTCCCCAGTGAGGGCGGGGAGACCGGCCTCCTCGTCTGCGCCGTCCCGTACCTCCGCGACCGGGACATCCGGCGGTCGGCGCCCGGCGAGTCCGTCGCCGACAAGGCTGCACGGGTCCGCGAGGGGATACAGCAGCATTACCGGGATGTCTGGGACGCGGCAGTGGCGATGCGCCGGGAGACGGGAACGGAGGTGCCCGTCGTCCTGACCGGCCACCTCTTTGCGGCAGGCGGTATCACCGTCGAGGGCGACGGGGTGCGTGACCGGCTCGCAGGCTCCCTCGATCGCGTCGGGGCCGACGTCTTTGACGGGGATGCCGCATACGTCGCGCTCGGGCACCTCCATGTCCCCCAGACGGTCGGAGGCCGCACAACCGTCCGGTATCCCGGCAGTCCCGTCCCCGTCGGCTTCGCCGAGGCCGGACAGGAGAAGGAGGTGCTCATTGTCGATGTTGCAGCCGGCGCCCCCACTATCATAGAACCCGTCTCCGTCCCCTGCTTCCAGCGGCTCGCCACCCTCCAGGGTGATATGGATGACATCGCGGACGGACTGGCAGCCCTGAAGATGGAGGGAACTCCCGTCTGGGCCGAGGTGATCTACGACGGCGACGAGGTTCCCGGCGACCTGATGGCCTGGGTCGCCGAACTGACCGGCGAATCCACTATCGAGGTGCTCCGGGTTACGGATGCCCGGCTGGTTTCGCAGGCGATTCGCGCCGGCGAGGGCTGCGAGGATCTGTCCCGGCTGACCGAAACGGAGGTATTCCTGCGCTGCATGGACGACAGAAACGTCCCGGAGGACCAGCGGGGAGTGCTGATGGATGCATTCATAGAGATCCTCGATGCCGTCCACCTCTCCCCTGATGAAACGGAGGAGGAGGCATGAAGATCCTGAAGGTGACCCTCAAAAACCTCAACTCCCTCGCAGGCACATGGATCATCGATCTCACCCACCCGGCCTACAGTGACGACGGCATCTTTGCCATCACCGGCCCCACGGGCTCGGGGAAGACCACCATCCTCGATGCCGTCAGCCTCGCCCTCTTCGGGAGGACGCCCCGGCTGGACAGGATCAGCAGCACCACCAACGAGA is a window from the Methanovulcanius yangii genome containing:
- the arsM gene encoding arsenite methyltransferase, producing MTKRPADTGIPEDEKGIRDTVREKYAAVAGNECGCCCGGPDLDAIADALGYSEEELEKVPEGAHLGLGCGNPLALAALKGGETVLDLGSGAGFDCFLAAYRVGPKGHVIGVDMTHEMVARARKNAEIAGLSQVEFRLGEIEHLPVEDESIDLVISNCVINLSPDKEQVFREAYRVLRNGASLMISDIVVTGVLPDEVRGSAAMYAGCIAGAVEQEEYIRLLEKAGFHEIEILESRPYPLEQTGCCTPGEELIEGLTLTKEEVARIGDAIASVKIRAAKK
- a CDS encoding helix-turn-helix transcriptional regulator; the protein is MQTKMKEFRARHGITQADLADRVGVRRETIVHLEKGTYTPSLRLAWQIACELETTVDELFSFDDEVPQNGQKKE
- a CDS encoding efflux RND transporter permease subunit, with the protein product MKSIFAALADTINNHPKTVAATIVVIMVFGLYGATMVTMATGTETYIDITTPEGSLIYQYENTYGSDMIFLMVEGENLYDPEVLAYLDTVTADISNEQHITSVYSVADVVKAANGGTIPGSAAEIQAIVEEQPNMLTANGQTGMMTLVGADLEAGLSEEVQSAVLQNIKVIIDAIPQPPGVTVTVTGSPAFAEEMQEEMGTSTGMLIGLALLLMVVAMGLLFGNVRYRFLPVAIVVMGVILSFGVMGWSKTPLSMVVMAAFPVMIGIGIDYAIQFQTRFDEEVRKGSIRDAVTTTITQSGPAVMVALGATCLGFFALSIAPFPMVVDFGVICIIGVACCYLSALVVIPTFGTLVQYRPLESREVRSKGKKSGPGMMERYDMALGSVAGKIANNPVPILLLLGCVAVLGIPLDSEVIISTDEESMVPQDMPAMVSMSKLGDVVGSTSSLPLIVRSNDVLAPDVLQWMDEFGNYATDHNDEITGATSIATLLTAANGGTLPTDKVAIEEALALIPEDTREGYLTGGTEAVIQFSMIDISMSEADGVVSKLESDLDWREPPAGVTAVFSGQIVMFTGMISDITESKAGMNILGFILITGFLILVYRRVAAITPMIPIIMIIGWNTVIMYVLGLQYNLLTATLGAMSIGIASEYTILIMERYDEERERGCGCTEAIQTAIQKIGTAITISGLTTVFGFSALTLSDFPIMSNFGLVTVLTVGFSLIGAILVMPAVLSLTCRYRDHHAKNENAAVGH
- a CDS encoding vWA domain-containing protein, with protein sequence MGRLSWRAGGALLLFLCVAVVGAAALTAEEIDISPGELTITAGDGGGMIGVEINDGAVTVDRVTFTYLNASSDPSGKLSVTDSANPGPYQTVFSSTKAGDASIKVTVHYRVGDEVQTPIEKEYDHIRVIPDAPYQYIAITREGIVPAGGSTPITVRMKDRYGNVINDETGDTVDFWVSVDGAEFQYESITAQHVAVPFSASGNCTVTFQAPEKAVPVIIRIDPGYGATLERLITIDVVGERVPVALTASVVTVPAYPIPFQCLADGESYFRVNYLVTDRFGNGIEDYPVDVSTNMGESVTIYTAASGYAMMNYGPRTAIGTVTMMATAGGIDAEDLILRFTGGTAEGFEIIVNPSNIPSADTDASVVSSISARVNNIVGTGVAGETVNFKIKTGTITNSTIMTDPVLTYARDDATGPEILTVTTDEEGYATVYLHAGAFPEQGEEGFDPYALGSCIVDVSWNGKTKNTGNITWRNYPYLRVETSVSADVVAPGDTLDVTIHLIGDGNNYQDHGPIDVVICLDRGEDMLISEGLKDRMEIAREAAMILVTGGNNGISFDPDNDRVALITYSDPTTTDDIVFPLGVADILTVPGTFNWKKNVGKDGNKNDDEEYIGNYSGNGNTIYNSYATVDFEFGSEAGANWINLHDVLWKVVPIKKDDSGQASAPLRLGLAKSIQYIEENSGNPEAVKAIVLLMQNNYRYFGDPFAEGPVMTVLPDSNTLAKGGAPYYQFLPNDEYLDNGATVPPQNMVEYAKANGIKIYAIYYPSGGSVSDEAVPKRLAEETGGEYFFAGDEAALEEAFHEISLALLREAGIHTSVDLTFAELPDDVTYTATDLLSYEPYTNVDFFNWTTYPYAAASQEDRLPGFAYVVDQTDMWEATGDYAGNEPGTLQFEVGNVSVKQTWMTQFSLMINASITEPINFTLFAPGSMVEFESGEDVITEIIPAVIVTVMPGLTPQTLFDATIDVDHLNLTDWDASFAYFEWPINYTGSFPLDEQFYIRRIDGEDTNWKNIGSLTVPMTCTGDTLSLYTADLEKGLYEARIKVSSADAGYDEAVEMFPVGYTLEDYYILLT
- a CDS encoding MFS transporter; this translates as MVPAATPSVLSRRCLAALLLTTCLSSFATPYISSGVQIALPVIAAEYGVSATLIGWVPTAFLLPYAIFLLPFGKIADTWGRRRIFLGGTATMTAGIAIAGLAPGFWFILFGMAVAGFGSAMTFATSVPLLTTNYPLRERGKVIGINTAVVYIGLSSGPFIGGILTDAFGWRALYIAAVPAALAALAAGALFVPRDPGQKHEQTLRFDGYGTAVYAAGLILLIIGASRLPELWAAALVVAGTAAIAGFLAWEGRTANPIFPVRTFVGNRPFTYSNVAALINYSSTYAITFLLSMYLYHIQGFSTAAAGTVLVAQPVMMAITTPLAGRLSDRIEPRLLATAGMAIVAAGLFALAFVGWDTPVAAVVAILLFLGFGYGVFSSPNMNSIMSSVADSRAGIASATAGTMRVLGQIASMAIAMTAFSVVIGTVVISPEVADQLLRAISASFVVFGCLCTVGIWFSYARGDLRPKT
- a CDS encoding exonuclease SbcCD subunit D C-terminal domain-containing protein → MRILHTSDWHLGMTLCGRRREKESAEFLAWLAGVIRDTDVDVLLVTGDIFDNGTPPTWAQRLYYRFLMEAAEAGCRHIIITAGNHDSPTFLEAPRHLLEALNIHVVGSAGTDDMRIIPLPSEGGETGLLVCAVPYLRDRDIRRSAPGESVADKAARVREGIQQHYRDVWDAAVAMRRETGTEVPVVLTGHLFAAGGITVEGDGVRDRLAGSLDRVGADVFDGDAAYVALGHLHVPQTVGGRTTVRYPGSPVPVGFAEAGQEKEVLIVDVAAGAPTIIEPVSVPCFQRLATLQGDMDDIADGLAALKMEGTPVWAEVIYDGDEVPGDLMAWVAELTGESTIEVLRVTDARLVSQAIRAGEGCEDLSRLTETEVFLRCMDDRNVPEDQRGVLMDAFIEILDAVHLSPDETEEEA